The nucleotide sequence AGAATCTATAGCTGGCAGAAAAAAACGATTCACGCCGGCATCCATGGCCCGCTGGATCATGGCATGTCTATCCTCATCAAATTGCTCACTATATAAATGCGTATGCGTATCGGTCAAATCCATGCGGCAAAGGTAGCAAGCTCAAAAAGAAAAATGGTGTGCGAATAAAAATTGGATTTCTCTCTCTCTCTTTAAGGATGGACAATGACTGGTTTTCATTTCGCTTTCGCGAAAGCGAACCTATCTTTGATCTCTTAACTAGCGCCATGGCATCGATCAAGAAAACACTTTTGGAACAAGGATATATCGCACACCGGTTGCGCATAGCAAAAAAGAGTGGACATATTGTGACCAAAGTATCGCTCAACGGCTACTCAGGTAGATTCATCATCGACACCGGTGCAAGTGCTACCTGTGTGGATCAACTGCTTTATAAGGAGTTCCAATTGACGACAGAGTTTATGGATAAGCAAATAGGTACAGCTAGCGGTTCTTTGCGGCCTCGTATCTCTCACAACAATACCTTAGAATTGGGCGACTGGAGTGATGAGGACACCACCGTACTTTCCATGGACATGAGCTTTGTGAACAGCGCACTCAAAGCCGAAGGCATGAGATCGATTCAAGGTTTACTGGGAGCAGATTTTCTCATTGCCAGCAAAGCGGTTATCGATTATCGCGGCAAATGGATCTTCCTTAAATTATAGGGTCACGGTAAATGAGCCTTGGGTCACGGTGACGTTTGATGGCGGTCCAGTTACAAAACTAAAAATCCCACTATACTGTCGTCTGGCAGCATTCACAATGGTAATGTCTAATGTGCCGTCAATGGCATCTGCCGTGGTACCATTATTAGTGACGCTTGCCCTGTAGTTTCCTGTGGCTGTTATGTCATAACTTCCCACGGTAACGTTTTGAGGAAAGCTCAAAAGAAGGGTTGTGTTGGAATTATTGGCATTTACAATCACAATTCCAGATCCCGCATTAGTTGCTACTGTTGTCGGGTTAAGCGCCGTTCCATTGATCATGGCGCGAACGGTATTGACAATATCAGAACCTACCTCAGTACCAAAAGGCACCTGATAAATGACACCTTTACGCATGGTTAAGGTATCTTGAGCATTAGGCGTATAACTAACAAAGCTAAAATCACCGCTCACGGTTCCTTCTGGGCTGTTAGCAGATAAAACCACAGTACCATTACTCTGACCTGTACGAGTGCTGAATTGTTGCTGGTTGTTAAAAGTGTAAATCGCTTCGTTAGGAGATCCTTGACCTAAAGGATACACTCCAGGATTGGAAGATGTCAAAACAAAACGCAGCCTCTCCAACGGATTCTCACCAGCGATAGTAACAGTACCATCTGCATTATTCGTCACACTTACCTGATCACTTCCAAAGAATTCTCCATTGCGGGAAGCCTGTAGTGCCGGGACATTATCCTTATCCAGATTCTCCTCGCAAGATATGAATAGACCCAAAGTGATCCATAATAATAGGTATGTCGCTCTCATAGATATCAACTCGTTGTTCCAGGTTATAACTCAAAAGTAAATAAAATAGTACTGCTGGTTGCTCATAATTAAATTAATAGTATTTTTGCAAGCTCAAATTAATAACCAGGGTCGAGAACCCATAAATTTAATGTTATGCCTGTAAAAATCAGACTTCAAAGACACGGTAAAAAAGGAAAGCCATTTTTCTGGATTGTTGCTGCAGATGCACGTTCAAAAAGAGATGGTAAATATCTTGATAAGATAGGAACCTACAATCCTAACACTAACCCAGCTACAATCAACCTTGATGTAGATGGTGCTGTAAAATGGTTGGAAAATGGTGCACAGCCTACTGATACTGCTCGTGCAATACTAGGATACAAAGGTGTGTTGTTGAAGAGACACTTAAAAGGTGGTGTGAAGAAAGGCGCTTTCACTGAAGAGCAGATGGAAGAGAAATTCAACGCATGGATGGAAGAGAAAGAAGCTAAGATTGCTGCAAAAGCATCTGGTCTTTCTAAAGATGAAGAGAAAAAAGCTGCTGAGGCACTTGCTGCAGAAAAAGCAGTAAATGAAGCTCGTATCGCTGCTAACGCTCCAGAGCCAGAAGCTGTTGAAGAGCCTGCTACTGAAGAAGCTCCTGCTGCAGAAGCTGATGCTTCTAAAGAAGAGGAATAAATCAATAAGCCATGCGTAAAGAAGATTGTTTCTACGTAGGCACTATTGTCAATAAATTTAGTTTTAAAGGCGAACTCCTAGTCAAGCTTGACACAGATGAGCCAGAACTTTTTCTAGAAATGGAATCAGTTTTTATCGAGATCGGTAAAAACTTGGTTCCATTTTTTATTGAACGCAGTCAATTACACAAATCCTTATTGTTACGGGTCAAGTTTGAAGATGTCGACGATGAACCCATGGCAGACAGTCTCATGAAAAGAGAACTGTATCTACCATTGACGGTTCTGCCTAAATTAGAAGGGACTCAATTCTATTTTCACGAGGTGATAGGTTTTGAAATCATCGACACAGAGTATGGAACTGTTGGCACCATCACCGGTGTGAACGACACCACTTCACAAGCTTTGTTTGAAGTTGACCATGATGGTGACGAGGTTCTTATTCCTATCAACGATGAGTTTATTGAAAAAGTAGATCGTGAGAATAAAACCATCACCGTTAATACTCCAGAAGGTTTGATTGACCTTTACATCTCCTAATACTTATTCAGCGGTTATTTTTATCTCAACCACGCTGGCGGAGACCATATAAACTCCATATCACTTCCCAAACCTTTGAATCATGAGCGTTTTTAAATTCAAACAATTTGAAGTAGCTCAAGATCAATGTGCGCAAAAAATTGGAACTGATGCTATATTGTTAGGCGCTTGGGCAGATCCGAAAGAGCAGCCTTTTTCTATACTTGATATAGGCACTGGTACTGGTGTAATTGCTTTGATCATGGCGCAGCGATTCTCCAGCGCTCAAGTCGATGCGATAGAGATTGACGATGCTGCCTTTGAGCAAGCGACCTTTAATTTTGAGAACAGCCTTTATGGCGATCGGTTGTTTTGTTATCACGCTTCTTTTCAGGAGTTCTATCACGAGGTTGAGGAACGTTATGATCTCATCATTTCAAATCCACCATTTTTTGATGGTAATCTAGAGCGTGACGACCAGATCGTGGATCAAAAACGCCAGCAGGCCAGGTTTGACGACGCCTTGCCCTTTGAGGAATTGGTGTATGGTGTTTATCAACTACTGGAAAATGATGGGACTTTTGCCTGCATCATTCCGTCAGATCGTGAAGAAGCCTTCCTTAAAATCACAGATCATTTTCAGCTTGTGCCAGTTCGCAAGACTTATGTGAAAGGTACGGCAGATGCTCCTGTCAAGAGAGTTTTGATAGAATTTCGCTTTCGCGCCTGCCTGCCGGTCAGGCAGGAAAGCGAAAAAACCACCAGCAACCTGCCAACCGTGATAAGTCATCTCATTATTGAGAAATCCCGCCATGACTATACCGATGACTACGTGAATCTTACCAAAGATTTTTACCTGAAAATGTAGCTAGGGACGATCAACAATTACGACCAATTGTACCAGATTCCTTGTTAGGATTGCTATTTTTACCTTGATTAGCGATTTAGCAATAACTTATATTCCAAATTAAGGAAATCACAATATATCATTCCATCTACCTATGAGACCAGATTTATTTGAAGCACCGGATTATTATCAGTTAGACGATTTATTGACTGAGGAACACAAGATGATACGCGATGCGGCGCGCACATGGGTAAAACGTGATGTATCACCTATCATCGAGCAGGCTGCCCAAGATGCCAAATTTCCTCAAAGCATCATTCCTGGATTGGCTTCCATAGGCGCTTTTGGCCCATATATTCCAGAAGAATATGGCGGTCCTGGACTGGATCAGATCTCATATGGATTGATCATGCAGGAACTGGAGCGTGGCGATAGCGGTGTAAGATCTACAGCATCCGTACAGTCATCACTAGTGATGTATCCTATCTGGAAATATGGTAGTGAGGAGCAAAAACAAAAATTCCTACCCAAACTTGCCAGCGGTGAGTTTATGGGATCCTTCGGTCTGACCGAACCTGATCACGGTTCTGACCCTGGCAGTATGGTGACCCGATTCAAAGACGCTGGAGATCACGTGATCCTCAATGGTGCTAAACTATGGATCTCTAACAGTCCGTTTTGCGATGTGGCCGTAGTCTGGGCAAAAGATGAAAACAATCGCATTCATGGTGTGATCGTGGAACGTGGTATGGAAGGATTTACCACGCCAGAAACCCATAACAAATGGTCGCTGCGTGCCAGCGCCACTGGTGAGTTGATCTTTCAAGATGTCAAGGTTCCCAAGGCTAATATTTTACCAGGCCGCAGCGGTTTAGGCGCTCCATTGAGCTGTCTGGACAGTGCTCGTTTTGGCATTGCATGGGGCGCGATCGGTGCTGCGATGGACTGCTATGACACCGCATTGAGATATGCCAAGGAACGCAAACAATTTGGAAAACCTATCGCAGGATTCCAATTGCAACAAAAGAAACTCGCAGAAATGATCACAGAGATTACCAAAGCCCAACTACTCGCATGGCGATTAGGTGTCCTGCGTGAAGAAGGAAAAGCCACCAGCGCACAAATCTCCATGGCCAAAAGAAACAATGTCGAGATCGCCATCAATATTGCTCGTGAAGCCCGACAGATTTTGGGCGGTATGGGAATTACCGGCGAGTATAGCATCATGCGCCACAGCATGAATCTAGAAAGTGTGATCACTTATGAAGGCACGCACGATATACATTTGCTTATAACAGGATTGGACATTACGGGTGAGAATGCGTTCAACTAGTACTATTTGGTACTATAGTTGATGACAGCTTTCCCAAACTAACCTTCCAACCATGAAAAGATTATTATCTCTTACAGCAGCTTTGTTGCTGTCAACCCTTTCGTTTGCTCAAGTTCAAGATCAAAATCGCTCAAAGACCGATTTTCAAAATGAAACGATTTACAGGGTCAACCTTCTTTTAACACCTAACCTAGAAATTGAAAAAGATGTCACAAAAGATATTTCCTTACTCGCAAGTGCAGGTGTGGGAATTGCTATCTATGGAAACAATAGCTTCGGAAATAATGAAGTAGGTCTCATATTTCCATTTCAAATAGAATTGGCAACTAGATACTATACCAACTTCAATCGCAGGTTAGAAAAGGGCAAAACCATTGAAAATAATAGTGGTAATTATGTCGCTTTGAGTTTTGCTAATGTTTTTGAGGCAGAAAATGATGACGTTCGTGTAGAGCCTGGCTCAGCGCTAATAGGTGCGTATGGCATCCAGCGTACCTACTGGAAACATTTCAACCTCAACTTCCAGACAGGATTGGGTTATGATTTTCAACAAGAAGAAGTCGCTGGACAGTTGATCTTGAAGTTAGGGTACACCTTCTAGTTAATCCTATCCTAAACTTTTTTGAGGCTGGTTATTTGTTGTAACCAGCCTTTATTTTTGTAAAAAAAGATGATACAAGAGCCCGTTAATCAAACAGTTCCAAGTTCTAGTAACGATGCTATGAAAATGTTGAATGAGGCTATCTCGCTTTCGCGAAAGCGATTATTACAACATCCGCTTTACACCGCGATAAATACCACTTCTCATTTACAGACTTTTATGAAGTCTCATGTTTACGCGGTATGGGATTTCATGTCGTTGTTAAAGGCGCTCCAGCAACAACTGACGTGTACGACCTTGCCATGGCGTCCTGTCGGCGACACCCAATTGCGATATCTAATCAATGAGATAGTACTCGCCGAAGAAACCGATGAAGACATGAATGGCCACCGATTGAGCCATTATGAAATGTATCTAGATGCCATGCAGGCGGCCGGCATCACTACCGAAAAGGTAGAAAACCAAATCTCCAACTGGAAGTCGGTCGATCAAGTTCTTGAGGTTACGGCAACAGATGAGCTACCAGCACATGTGAGCCAATTTTTAAACAACACTTTTACCGTCATCAAACGAGGCAAGGCGCACGAGATCGCTGCCGCTTTTACCTACGGTCGCGAGGATCTTATACCAGAAATGTTTACTGAAATTATTGCAGGCCTAGAAAAATCTGAGGTCGCTATTGATCTCTCAAAAATCAAATACTACTTTGACCGTCACATAGAATTGGACGGTGATGAACATGGGCCTATGGCACACAAGATGGTCGCTTTACTTTGTGGTGATGATGAAACCAAATGGAAAGAAGCCACGACCGTGAGCCAGCAAGCTTTGGAAAGTCGTTATGAGTTATTCAGTGGTATTTTAGAGCGTCTGGATCAGTAATCTAGTTTTCCACATCTAGATTATCGCGATAATCTTCCTTTTCTACCATATTTGAAACGTCCACCACAGTTTGTATCTGTGGTGCGTGTTTCTTGATGGTAAGCTCGACACCAGACTTGAGTGTCATTTGATTGACGTGACATCCCACGCAAGTACCCAGCAGGCGCACTTTTACATCAACGCCATCAGTAATGCTGACCAGTTCTATATCGCCACCATCTCTTTGTAGAAAAGGTCGTATTTCTTCAAGTCCTGCCTCGACAGCTGCTTTTAATTGAGTTGCGTTCATCTATTTTTTATTAACGGGACTGCATCCAGCCATGGTGGTGATCTTTACGGCTTCAGTTGGAGGCATTTGATCATTGCGACGTACAGTTTCAGTTACCACATTCCTGGTGATATCTATAAAGGATTTTTCTATCACGGTTCCATCCTGCATGGCTGCTGGTCGGCCTACATCACCTGCTTCACGTATGCTTTGGATAAGCGGCAATTCACCTAGAAAAGGAATGTCCAGATCTTCGGCAAGATGTCTCGCGCCGTCCTTCCCAAAAATATGATATTTATTTTCTGGCAGTTCCGGTGGTGTGAAATATGCCATATTTTCAATAATTCCCAGAACAGGCACATTGATACTTTCCTGCTGGAACATGGCGACACCTTTGCGGGCATCTGCTAGTGCCACATTTTGCGGTGTACTGACTACCACGGCTCCAGTTAGCGGTAAAGCCTGCATGATACTCAAGTGGATATCACCGGTTCCTGGTGGCAAGTCTACCAGCAAAAAGTCCAATTTTCCCCAGTCAGCATCAAAGATCATCTGGTTCAACGCTTTAGACGCCATAGGTCCACGCCATACGACGGCCTGATCCAGCTTTGTAAAAAAGCCTATACTCAAAATCTTGACGCCATAGCTTTCTACAGGTTTCATTTTTGACTTGCCATCAACGTTGACAGACAGTGGTCTCTCGTTGACCACATCAAACATAATGGTAGCTGATGGACCGTAAATATCTGCATCCAGTAGGCCTACTTTAAAGCCCATTTTAGAAAGGGTCACGGCAAGATTTGCGGTTACTGTCGATTTACCAACGCCACCTTTTCCTGAGGCTATCGCAATGATGTTGTCAATTCCCGCAATGGGTTTTCCCTTGATTTCTGGAGCATTGTTTGCCTTAACAGGAGCTTCTACCTTGAGGTTCACTTTTACCTGAGCCTTGTCTGTAGTCTTTTCTTTGATGACCTGCTGGATGGAGCTTTCGGTTTTCTTTTTGGCCTGCAATGCAGGGTTTGTAATGGTAATATCCACGATAACCTCATCGCCAAAAACCAGTACGTTTTTAACCGCACCACTCTCTACCATATTCTGACCTTCGCCGGGAACACTTATGGTTTCCAGAGCTTTAAGGACTGCGCTTTTTTCTATCTTCATGTGACTTTCAATTACTACAAAGATAAGGTCTAGAGAGACGTATTGAAAATGATTCTAAATAATATACAGAAGGAATTATGCAGTGTTTGATGGTGTGGTAGTTTCGCTTTCGCGAAAGCGAACTCTACATTATTCCTCTTAATTAAAAATAGATATGGTAATTATTTCACTCCATATCTAAAGATTTACTAACTTACTGGTTCTGTTTTTAAATAATTCATTATGGGTATCAAGAGTTTTATGGGCCGCAGGTCTGAAGTCAAAGAAGATAAAAGGGAAGCGATACGTGTCAAGGATTACATGAAACGCAAACTGATTACCTTTTCTGTTGACCAAAGCATCAACGAGGTGATGGAGATCATTCTCAAACAACGCATCACTGGTGGACCGGTGACTGACGATAACGGCAACCTTATAGGAATCATTAGTGATACAGACCTCATGCAGGTCATAGGCGATAGTCGTTACCACAATATGCCTGTAGGCGATCGTACCGTAGGTGATCTCATGAGCACTCAAGTAGCTACCATAGATGCCGAGGCTGATATTTTTGATGCCGCTGGCAGATTTCTTAAATCTGGGCACCGCCGTTTTCCCGTTACCGAAAATGGAAAATTGATAGGTCAAATCTCTAGGATGGACGTGATTATCGCCGCCACAAACCTAAAGAAGAACCACTGGAGATAATTTCTAATAGTTAATTTCCAGGACTTTTAGTTTACGAACTTCATTGCCTAGTTTGAAATCCACTTCTTGGCCTTCTTGAGCACCAGCTAGCGCGCGTGCGATAGGTGTGGTAAATGCAATTTTGCCTTGGGAAACATCTGCCTCGTCCACACCTGTAATATGAATGGTTTGAACAGCATTTGCAGATGTGTTTTTGAATTTTACGGTGGCTCCAAAACGTACTTCGTCCTGTGCCTGATCTTCTGGTTTTAAAATCCTAGCGCTGGCGATACGTTCTTTGAGCAATTTGATCTTGCCGTGAATCAAAGTTTGAGACCTGCGTAGGTCGGTTTCATTTTCATTGGATAAAGTGCCCAATTCATTTTCCAATTCATCCAACTCATTTAAAAGCTGTTGATGTCCATAAGGTGTAACATAGTTAATGACGCCATCTGGTAAAATCGCTCTTGGCGGGATTACTACTGGCTCTTCCTGATCACCTTCTTTTACAAATCCGCGGCTCATTCTGCATAGGTTTTCAAGACGTTGATGTCTGTGTATTCTAGTGCTTTTTGATCTGTTGCGTTTAAATCTACCAATGGTGCTACGCCAGCTTTTTCTGCCTCTAGCCAGCGGCTTATACACAAGCACCACTTATCACCAGGCACGAGTCCAGGAAATTGATAAGCCGGAATAGGCGTGGATAGATCGTTGCCTTGAGCTTTGGTGTACTCCAGGAATTCTGCCGTCATGATTGCGCAGACGACATGAGTTCCTGTATCTGCATTTGAAGTTCTACAATAACCATCGCGATAGAATCCTGTCATGGGATCTGTACAACAGGCCATAAGAGGTTCTCCTAGAATGTTTTTCTTTTGGTCCATTTTTATGCCTTTTGTATTTGATGCTTTAACTCGCTAATGGGTTGTACGCCACTACCACGCCAGACTTGCTTTCCATTTTTGAAGATCATAAAAGCTGGAACACCACGCACGTTAAATTGAGCGGCAAGCGGCTGGTTTTTATCTACATCAACCTTAATGATTTTGACATTCTCACCTAGGTCTTTTTTTAATTGCTCCAGCACTGGCATCATGGTTTGACATGGTCCACACCAGGTCGCATAAAAGTCCACGAGAACAGGAACGTCATCTGCAATTATTTCGCTGAATTTTGCCATAGCATTGTCATTTTACACAAAATACACAAAGCCAGACTCACGACTGGTACTAGTAATATTTATTTAAGAATTAAAAGTTCACCCTTAGAGAAGTTGGGAATCTATATGCCGTTTTAAAACCGCAGCTTAGTAAAAATTTAAAAGCCCCAGTAATTAAAATTGATACCTTTACCGTGCTATGGAAGTACCGCCGTTAGAGGTTCAAATAAAAACCTTACCCTTATCGCCAGGAGTCTATCTGTATTTTGACAAGACAGATCGATTGCTTTATGTAGGTAAGGCAAAAAAACTCAAAAAAAGGGTTTCCTCTTATTTTACTAAAAGTCATGACAGCTATCGCATCAGGACGATGGTCAAAAAAATAGCACGCATCGAGCACATCGTCGTCCAGACAGAAACGGATGCGCTCCTTCTAGAAAACAGTCTTATCAAATCCAGATCGCCTAAGTATAACATCATGCTTAGAGATGACAAGACCTATCCATGGCTGTGTATTAAAAACGAACGTTTTCCTAGAATTTTCTTGACCCGCAAGATGATCAAGGATGGCAGCGAATATTACGGCCCATATACCAGCGTACGTACCGTGCGTACATTATTGGAATTGGTAAAGAGTCTTTATCCCATTCGCACATGCAAATACGACTTACAAGAAGAAAAGATTCAGGCCGGCAAATACAAGCTGTGTCTAGAATATCACATAGGCAATTGCAAAGGTCCTTGCGTAGGGCTGCAAAATGAAGCGGCCTACAATCGTAACATAGAGGCGATACGCAACATTGTGAAAGGTGATTTTAAGGATGCGGTGAACCACTTTCACAACTCTATGAAAGAGCATGCAGAAAATATGGAGTTTGAAGATGCCCAACGCATCAAGGATAAACTGGATATACTGACTCGATACCAGACGAAATCAACGGTCGTCAACCCTAACATTTCCAACGTGGATATTTTTACCATCGTTAGTGACGAGGCTGCCGGTTATGTCAATTACATCCAGATCAATCACGGTTCCATTACGCGATCGCACACTATGGAACTCAAAAAACAATTGGACGAGACCGACAAGGAGCTTTTAGAGCTTGCCATTGTAGAATTAAGAACCCGATTTGATTCCCAAAGCACCGAAGTATATACCCAGTTTCCAGTAGATCTTGGTGATTTGATAAAAGTGACCGTACCTAAACTGGGCGATAAAAAACGTGTGGTAGAATTATCAGAGCGCAATGCAAAATTCTTCCGTCAGGAGCAGTTCAAAACCATCAAAATTGTGGATCCAGATCGTCATGTCAACCGACTCATGGCACAAATGAAGGCCGATTTGCGTCTGGATGAGGAGCCACGACACATGGAGTGTTTTGACAACTCCAATATACAAGGTACAAATCCTGTCGCTGCCTGCGTGGTTTTCAAAAACGGAAAGCCCAGCAAGAGCGACTACCGTCATTTCAACATCAAAACCGTCGATGGGCCAGATGATTTTGCCAGTATGGAAGAAGTCGTCTATCGCCGTTATCGCAGGTTACTGGAAGAAGATGAACCTCTACCACAATTAGTTATTGTAGATGGTGGTAAAGGACAACTGTCCAGTGGCGTGACCGCCTTGGAACGACTGGGCTTGAGAGGAAAGGTGCCTATTATAGGTATTGCAAAACGCCTGGAAGAACTGTTTTATCCCAACGATCCCGTACCTTTATATCTGGACAAACGCTCTGAAACATTGAAAGTTATCCAGCAAATGCGTAACGAGGCGCACCGTTTTGGTATCAATCACCACAGGAACAAACGCAGCAAGCAGGCCATCGAGACAGAACTGGACGGGATTCCAGGAATAGGTGAGAAAACCACGGTAGAATTGTTGAGACACTTTAGGTCTGTCAAACGCGTTAAGGAAGCTACTAAACAAGAACTGGAGTCTGTAGTGGGAACCAGCAGGGCACAAAAAATAATTGACTTCTATAGTGAAGAAGAGTAGGATAGCATTGTTGTTGATGGTTCTCGCTTTCGCGAAAGCGAACTACCTACAAGCGCAACAATCCCAATCTTCTAATGAACAAAAAATAGGCCTCGTACTCTCTGGTGGCGGCGCCAAAGGACTCGCTCACATAGGAGCACTTAAAGTCATTGACTCCTTGGGAATCAAAGTGGATTATGTGGCTGGAACTAGCATGGGCGCCATTGTGGGTTCTTTGTATGCCAGTGGTTATACAGGTCACCAAATTGATTCCATCTTTAAAGTCACCAACTTCAACAACCTGATTGCAGACGAGATACCTCGCAGTGCCAAAACCTATTATGAGCGTAAACAAAACGAGCGGTATGCGGTGACCTTGCCATTTAAAGATTTTAAAGTGAGTCTTCCCAGTTCACTTAGCAAAGGGCAAAATGTCTATAATTTAATGTCGCAATTGCTGTCGCACGTCAATGATGTAGATGACTTTTCACAATTGCCCATTCCGTTTTTTTGCATCGCAACTAATATCGCCACTGGTGAAGAAGTGGTCCTTGATTCTGGATACTTACCTAGAGCTGTAAATGCCAGCGGCGCTTTACCTTCATTATTTGCACCGGTACAGATCAACGACCAGATGTTGATCGACGGCGGCGTGACTGATAACTACCCAGTGGAGAAGCTTAGGGCCAAAGGAATGGACGTTATCATAGGTGTTGATGTACAAGATGATTTGAAATCCTTGGACGAGTTGAACAGTGCCTTTAGCATCCTTACGCAAATCAACAACTTTAGGACCATCAACGACATGAAGGTCAAGGCACCCAAAACAGATGTCTACATTACACCTAATATCAAGGATTACAGTGTCATTTCCTTTGATCAAGGTGCAGCTATCATTAATGAAGGAGCTATCGCAACCAGAAAAAGTATAGATACGCTCACTACGCTGGCTACTGGCGGTTACAAACGTCCCGCTTTAAAGGTCCAGTCTCACGATCGGTTGTACTTGTCTGGTATTACCATTGAAGGCAATGATCGCTATACCAGGTCTTATATCATAGGTAAATTCAAAATCAACACTCCAGGATTTACCACTTATGAGAGTATTAAAAATGGTGTGAACAACTTGCAGGCCACCAATAACTTTACAAAAATCAACTACGAACTCAAACCAGACATCAACGGCATCCAACTAGCCGTAATGGTAGAAGAATCTACCGTGCGTAATTATTTGCGTCTGGGATTGCATTATGACGAGCTACTGCGCAGTGCGGCACTGGTTAATTTGAGTCGCAAGAGTGTCTTATTTAGCAACGATCAGGTTTCTTTTGATGCCATACTTGGTGACAACTTGCGTTACAGTGCAGACTATTATATTGATAAGGGTAAATACTGGTCTGTTGGTTTACACAGTGAATTCACCCAGTTTGAAAAGGGAATCCCAACCAGCTTTCTTGAAACGGTAGGTCGCCCCATACCACCTAATATTAATAGTCTAGACTTTGAATACAATGACTGGACACAACAATTCTACTTACAAACCCGATTGGATCGTGGTTTTAACGTGACGGCTGGAATCGAGGTTAAGGCCTTGGATATTTTTACCAATACACTTACCACTGGTAATGTATTGACCACACGTACCGATTTTGAAAACAGTACCACCGGTAGCATTTATGGGAAGCTATTGCTAGACACTTATGATAATGCCTTTTTTCCTTCATCAGGATGGTTTGTGGATGGCGATTTTCACCTGTATCTCTATAACGATGTGTTTCAAGAAGAGTTTAGTG is from Nonlabens sp. YIK11 and encodes:
- a CDS encoding retropepsin-like aspartic protease gives rise to the protein MASIKKTLLEQGYIAHRLRIAKKSGHIVTKVSLNGYSGRFIIDTGASATCVDQLLYKEFQLTTEFMDKQIGTASGSLRPRISHNNTLELGDWSDEDTTVLSMDMSFVNSALKAEGMRSIQGLLGADFLIASKAVIDYRGKWIFLKL
- a CDS encoding DUF6252 family protein, with protein sequence MRATYLLLWITLGLFISCEENLDKDNVPALQASRNGEFFGSDQVSVTNNADGTVTIAGENPLERLRFVLTSSNPGVYPLGQGSPNEAIYTFNNQQQFSTRTGQSNGTVVLSANSPEGTVSGDFSFVSYTPNAQDTLTMRKGVIYQVPFGTEVGSDIVNTVRAMINGTALNPTTVATNAGSGIVIVNANNSNTTLLLSFPQNVTVGSYDITATGNYRASVTNNGTTADAIDGTLDITIVNAARRQYSGIFSFVTGPPSNVTVTQGSFTVTL
- a CDS encoding 30S ribosomal protein S16, which produces MPVKIRLQRHGKKGKPFFWIVAADARSKRDGKYLDKIGTYNPNTNPATINLDVDGAVKWLENGAQPTDTARAILGYKGVLLKRHLKGGVKKGAFTEEQMEEKFNAWMEEKEAKIAAKASGLSKDEEKKAAEALAAEKAVNEARIAANAPEPEAVEEPATEEAPAAEADASKEEE
- the rimM gene encoding ribosome maturation factor RimM (Essential for efficient processing of 16S rRNA), with product MRKEDCFYVGTIVNKFSFKGELLVKLDTDEPELFLEMESVFIEIGKNLVPFFIERSQLHKSLLLRVKFEDVDDEPMADSLMKRELYLPLTVLPKLEGTQFYFHEVIGFEIIDTEYGTVGTITGVNDTTSQALFEVDHDGDEVLIPINDEFIEKVDRENKTITVNTPEGLIDLYIS
- a CDS encoding tRNA1(Val) (adenine(37)-N6)-methyltransferase yields the protein MSVFKFKQFEVAQDQCAQKIGTDAILLGAWADPKEQPFSILDIGTGTGVIALIMAQRFSSAQVDAIEIDDAAFEQATFNFENSLYGDRLFCYHASFQEFYHEVEERYDLIISNPPFFDGNLERDDQIVDQKRQQARFDDALPFEELVYGVYQLLENDGTFACIIPSDREEAFLKITDHFQLVPVRKTYVKGTADAPVKRVLIEFRFRACLPVRQESEKTTSNLPTVISHLIIEKSRHDYTDDYVNLTKDFYLKM
- a CDS encoding acyl-CoA dehydrogenase family protein; translation: MRPDLFEAPDYYQLDDLLTEEHKMIRDAARTWVKRDVSPIIEQAAQDAKFPQSIIPGLASIGAFGPYIPEEYGGPGLDQISYGLIMQELERGDSGVRSTASVQSSLVMYPIWKYGSEEQKQKFLPKLASGEFMGSFGLTEPDHGSDPGSMVTRFKDAGDHVILNGAKLWISNSPFCDVAVVWAKDENNRIHGVIVERGMEGFTTPETHNKWSLRASATGELIFQDVKVPKANILPGRSGLGAPLSCLDSARFGIAWGAIGAAMDCYDTALRYAKERKQFGKPIAGFQLQQKKLAEMITEITKAQLLAWRLGVLREEGKATSAQISMAKRNNVEIAINIAREARQILGGMGITGEYSIMRHSMNLESVITYEGTHDIHLLITGLDITGENAFN
- a CDS encoding DUF3050 domain-containing protein; this translates as MKMLNEAISLSRKRLLQHPLYTAINTTSHLQTFMKSHVYAVWDFMSLLKALQQQLTCTTLPWRPVGDTQLRYLINEIVLAEETDEDMNGHRLSHYEMYLDAMQAAGITTEKVENQISNWKSVDQVLEVTATDELPAHVSQFLNNTFTVIKRGKAHEIAAAFTYGREDLIPEMFTEIIAGLEKSEVAIDLSKIKYYFDRHIELDGDEHGPMAHKMVALLCGDDETKWKEATTVSQQALESRYELFSGILERLDQ
- a CDS encoding NifU family protein; its protein translation is MNATQLKAAVEAGLEEIRPFLQRDGGDIELVSITDGVDVKVRLLGTCVGCHVNQMTLKSGVELTIKKHAPQIQTVVDVSNMVEKEDYRDNLDVEN
- a CDS encoding Mrp/NBP35 family ATP-binding protein, translated to MKIEKSAVLKALETISVPGEGQNMVESGAVKNVLVFGDEVIVDITITNPALQAKKKTESSIQQVIKEKTTDKAQVKVNLKVEAPVKANNAPEIKGKPIAGIDNIIAIASGKGGVGKSTVTANLAVTLSKMGFKVGLLDADIYGPSATIMFDVVNERPLSVNVDGKSKMKPVESYGVKILSIGFFTKLDQAVVWRGPMASKALNQMIFDADWGKLDFLLVDLPPGTGDIHLSIMQALPLTGAVVVSTPQNVALADARKGVAMFQQESINVPVLGIIENMAYFTPPELPENKYHIFGKDGARHLAEDLDIPFLGELPLIQSIREAGDVGRPAAMQDGTVIEKSFIDITRNVVTETVRRNDQMPPTEAVKITTMAGCSPVNKK